Proteins encoded together in one Falco biarmicus isolate bFalBia1 chromosome 4, bFalBia1.pri, whole genome shotgun sequence window:
- the PEX11G gene encoding peroxisomal membrane protein 11C isoform X1, translating into MAAGALSGLVAALETYRGRDRVVRALCYGCQLAGGALAGPQAPPSGLPGSLLAVSAQLSACRTALRLFDDFAMLSYSCGYGLGPKDEDGLVRGLSVLCNLANQLYYPCEHVAWAADIGIIHVGSQKWWTLSMVLWASSLLLSILRSLRILFILRRKLRQHKCISLPLSRKEMKAQVKAEVLSIITDVADISNAIHWLPPGFLWAGRFPPWLVGLLGTVSSLIGIYQTSRGGNSEAV; encoded by the exons ATGGCGGCGGGCGCTCTCAGCGGCCTGGTCGCCGCGCTGGAGACCTACCGCGGCCGCGACCGGGTG GTCCGTGCGCTCTGCTATGGCTGTCAGCTGGCGGGCGGGGCGCTGGCCGGGCCGCAGGCCCCTCCGTCCGGGCTGCCCGGGAGCCTCCTGGCCGTGTCGGCCCAGCTGAGCGCCTGCCGCACGGCCTTGCGCCTCTTCGACGACTTCGCTATGCTCAGCTACAGCTGTGGCTACGGGCTGGGCCCTAAG GACGAGGATGGCCTGGTGCGGGGGCTGTCGGTGCTCTGCAACCTGGCCAACCAGCTGTATTACCCCTGCGAGCACGTTGCCTGGGCGGCAGACATTGGCATCATCCACGTCGGCTCTCAGAAGTGGTGGACTCTGAGCATGGTGCTCTGGGCCTCATCCCTGCTCCTGAGTATCCTGCG ATCCCTGAGaatcttgtttattttaagaagaaagcTGAGGCAGCACAAGTG TATATCTTTGCCTCTGAGTCGAAAGGAAATGAAAGCCCAAGTGAAGGCTGAAGTTTTGAGCATCATCACAGATGTAGCAGATATCTCCAACGCAATCCATTGGCTACCTCCTGGATTTCTTTGGGCTGGACGGTTTCCTCCATGGTTAGTAGGTCTCCTGGGGACTGTATCTTCCCTGATTGGTATCTACCAAACATCTAGAGGAGGAAATTCTGAAGCTGTATAA
- the PEX11G gene encoding peroxisomal membrane protein 11C isoform X2 has protein sequence MAAGALSGLVAALETYRGRDRVVRALCYGCQLAGGALAGPQAPPSGLPGSLLAVSAQLSACRTALRLFDDFAMLSYSCGYGLGPKDEDGLVRGLSVLCNLANQLYYPCEHVAWAADIGIIHVGSQKWWTLSMVLWASSLLLSILRSLRILFILRRKLRQHKCISLPLSRKEMKAQVKAEVLSIITDVADISNAIHWLPPGFLWAGRFPP, from the exons ATGGCGGCGGGCGCTCTCAGCGGCCTGGTCGCCGCGCTGGAGACCTACCGCGGCCGCGACCGGGTG GTCCGTGCGCTCTGCTATGGCTGTCAGCTGGCGGGCGGGGCGCTGGCCGGGCCGCAGGCCCCTCCGTCCGGGCTGCCCGGGAGCCTCCTGGCCGTGTCGGCCCAGCTGAGCGCCTGCCGCACGGCCTTGCGCCTCTTCGACGACTTCGCTATGCTCAGCTACAGCTGTGGCTACGGGCTGGGCCCTAAG GACGAGGATGGCCTGGTGCGGGGGCTGTCGGTGCTCTGCAACCTGGCCAACCAGCTGTATTACCCCTGCGAGCACGTTGCCTGGGCGGCAGACATTGGCATCATCCACGTCGGCTCTCAGAAGTGGTGGACTCTGAGCATGGTGCTCTGGGCCTCATCCCTGCTCCTGAGTATCCTGCG ATCCCTGAGaatcttgtttattttaagaagaaagcTGAGGCAGCACAAGTG TATATCTTTGCCTCTGAGTCGAAAGGAAATGAAAGCCCAAGTGAAGGCTGAAGTTTTGAGCATCATCACAGATGTAGCAGATATCTCCAACGCAATCCATTGGCTACCTCCTGGATTTCTTTGGGCTGGACGGTTTCCTCCATG A
- the LOC130148686 gene encoding ectoderm-neural cortex protein 1-like: MRSARPRLPFTECAEGAADADWLLRRAGRGGGRDWGLSGHAAAAGCGGRAGGERRPRSESSLTAMSVSSHENRKSRSSSGSMNIHLFHKPGHADSLLTHLNLLRKRHLFTDVVLRAGNQAFHCHRAVLASCSRYFDAMFSGGLKESRDAEVNFHDSLHPEVLELLLDYAYSARVLINEENAESLLEAGDMLQFQDIRDASADFLEKNLYPGNCLNMLLLSDAHCCQRLLELSWRMALANFTSLCKTEDFLRLPKDKLLELVESEELEVEDETLVYEAVIGWIRYDLPRRHEVLPELLRSVRLALLPESYLRKQVACEKLVTSHKLGEEIVADAVRCKMKILQNDGLVTGCCARPRKVSQALLLLGGQTFMCDKIYMLDHKTSEIIPHADIPSPRKECSACAIGCKVYITGGKGSENSASKDVWVYDTLHDEWAKAAPMLVARFGHGSAELDHSLYVVGGHTAVSGAFPASPSVSLKQVEHYDPQLDKWSLVAPLREGVSNAAVVGAKMKLFVFGGTSANQEKLPKVQCFDPCQNRWTVPASCPQPWRYTAAAVVGSHIIIIGGDTEFSASSAYRFHSDTYQWSKFGDVTAKRISCRAVTSGNRLYVVGGYCGAQRCKTLDCYDPSSDTWSSITTVPYSLIPTAFVSTWKYLSA; encoded by the exons atgcgcagcgcccggccccggctcccTTTCACAGAGTGCGCGGAGGGCGCTGCGGACGCCGATTGGCTGCTCCGCCGCGctgggcggggcggggggcgggactGGGGGCTGAGCGGCcacgcggcggcggcggggtgcGGCGGGAGAGCAggcggcgagcggcggcccCGGAGCGAG AGCAGCCTCACCGCCATGTCTGTCAGCAGTCACGAGAATCGGAAATCCCGCTCGAGCTCCGGCTCCATGAACATCCATCTCTTCCACAAACCAGGCCACGCTGACAGCCTCCTCACCCACCTCAATCTGCTCCGCAAGCGGCACCTCTTCACTGATGTGGTTCTGCGAGCGGGGAACCAGGCCTTCCACTGCCACCGGGCTGTCCTGGCCTCATGCAGCCGCTACTTTGACGCTATGTTCAGCGGAGGCCTGAAAGagagcagagatgctgaggTCAACTTCCATGATTCCCTCCACCCCgaggtgctggagctgctgctggactATGCCTACTCGGCCCGGGTGCTGATTAACGAGGAGAACGCGGAGTCCTTGCTGGAGGCTGGGGACATGTTGCAATTTCAGGATATTCGGGATGCTTCGGCTGATTTTCTGGAGAAGAATCTCTACCCAGGGAATTGCTTgaacatgctgctgctgtctgatGCCCACTGCTGCCAGCGGCTGCTGGAGCTGTCCTGGAGGATGGCATTGGCCAACTTCACCTCACTCTGCAAGACTGAAGATTTCCTCCGACTGCCCAAAGAcaagctgctggagctggtggagagCGAGGAGCTGGAGGTAGAGGATGAGACGCTGGTCTATGAAGCTGTTATAGGTTGGATCCGGTACGATTTGCCCCGACGCCATGAAGttctgccagagctgctgcgcTCTGTCCGCCTGGCCCTTCTGCCCGAGTCCTACCTGCGGAAGCAAGTGGCCTGCGAGAAGCTGGTGACCAGCCACAAGCTGGGGGAGGAGATCGTGGCTGATGCTGTACGATGCAAAATGAAGATCCTGCAAAACGACGGCCTTGTGACAGGGTGCTGTGCCCGACCCCGCAAGGTCAGCCAGGCCCTGCTGTTGCTCGGTGGCCAGACCTTCATGTGCGACAAGATCTATATGCTGGATCATAAAACCAGTGAGATCATTCCTCATGCCGACATCCCAAGCCCTCGTAAAGAGTGCAGTGCCTGTGCTATTGGGTGCAAAGTGTACATCACCGGCGGCAAAGGCTCCGAGAACAGCGCTTCCAAAGATGTCTGGGTTTACGACACCCTCCATGATGAGTGGGCAAAAGCTGCTCCCATGCTGGTGGCGCGGTTTGGCCAtggctctgctgagctggaCCACAGTCTGTACGTGGTGGGGGGTCACACAGCAGTGAGTGGTGCCTTCCCGGCCTCTCCTTCCGTCTCGCTCAAGCAAGTTGAACACTATGACCCGCAGCTGGATAAATGGTCCTTGGTGGCTCCTCTCCGAGAAGGTGTAAGCAACGCCGCTGTGGTGGGAGCCAAGATGAAGCTGTTTGTTTTCGGTGGCACCAGCGCCAACCAGGAGAAGCTGCCCAAGGTGCAGTGCTTTGACCCCTGCCAGAATCGCTGGACGGTGCCTGCCAGTTGCCCCCAGCCTTGGCGGTACACGGCTGCCGCCGTGGTGGGCAGCCACATCATCATCATTGGGGGGGACACGGAGTTCTCTGCCAGCTCCGCTTACCGTTTCCACAGTGATACCTACCAGTGGTCCAAATTTGGGGATGTCACCGCTAAGCGTATCAGCTGCCGCGCTGTTACATCGGGTAACAGACTGTATGTGGTGGGGGGCTACTGCGGGGCTCAGCGCTGCAAAACACTGGACTGTTACGACCCATCATCCGACACTTGGAGCAGCATCACAACAGTGCCTTACTCCCTCATCCCCACCGCCTTCGTCAGCACCTGGAAGTACCTGTCTGCCTGA